GTGGACGAACTCGTGGATGTACATGCCGCCGAACAGCGACAAGGCGCCCTGCTCCGTGCTGACGAAGTAGAGGAAGATCATCGCCAGCAGCGTGCCGAAGATCGCCCAGGGCGCGATGGCGCCCAGGGGGATCGTCTGGGTGTCACCCACCGGGATGAAGACGTCGTCAGCGTAGAGGGTTGTGGCCGTCATGCAGGCTCCTTCCGGGATATGCGCGTC
This genomic stretch from Caulobacter sp. FWC26 harbors:
- a CDS encoding CbtB-domain containing protein, whose protein sequence is MTATTLYADDVFIPVGDTQTIPLGAIAPWAIFGTLLAMIFLYFVSTEQGALSLFGGMYIHEFVHDGRHLLGFPCH